From a region of the Besnoitia besnoiti strain Bb-Ger1 chromosome I, whole genome shotgun sequence genome:
- a CDS encoding putative exportin 1 (encoded by transcript BESB_004110) has translation MSLSDPRALLDTSIPFDDAKVALLDKVVAAMFGTTDNHSRDVAHKVLGEFKNMPESWSYVAVILNKSQDANTKFVALQILENTIQTRWNILPEAERNGIKVFVTDLVIRLASNEKACQTEKHFVNKVNENLIQIVKQEWPERWPGFITELCQSSKASQSICENNMRLLNMLSEEVFDFGRNEMVSKKVEKLMTQLTAQFQEVFDVCMFVLKSFVVNPGGMKESLVQQTLRCLAHFLKWIPLGFVFETDLIETLLQNLWEPVQFRADCLRCITEIASLQLSRDESQMFRERLAVLWMQLVAKVLALPPQTLRFEDAGKVPPQMRLFWETIYCQLSLCLTAFLKNHRETITEPLDKERNGQATMQMLQQVAAMTDLQHEETFQICLDFWFSFAEKLLNEVHEIVKRQNNGAASQPPLMLSMPANSDVAGGCSAIDALRLPCSSSELSWRVKMYAGVLNAVRKVMIKKMAKPQEVYIQFDQETGEVTRDYEVDTAEVALYNTMRCTQVLLTNLGQEETEAIMLETLNTECMQAPVQLNGWNPTTLNRVCYSVGSISGAMREDIERRFLVQVIRNLLNLCELMKTKDNKAIVASNIMYVVGQYPRFLKAHWKFLKTVIYKLFEFMHETFPGVQDMACETFLKVAQKCKQAMAANRPEEPTPFVMEIIEKHTRETEVLDEKQNLLFFEAVAWVISAAPEAMKGECIMGLMQNCNATWKQIMEAAKANPDQVLYSLDVSKRLVNILRVNQRVAKATGAAAFTPQLMVLYQEMIQVYGLYSQKILQEVQRCGSARIKHSEVKALHLYKRETLHLVETFVDTAAQEGANCRKEIAEKLLGDLLQPVLSDYKNNIPDTRDCEVLTLLSVLMARLDSNVSPVLPVIFEFVFDSTLDMIKTDFQSYPDHREKFYELLKACNQHCFGGLFALPPHQLKAYVESLVWAFKHEHPSVAEQGLQVTYEFLLKLINDKREVLSDFCNLFYFSLMKETLLVLTDTLHRSGFKYQTLIFMHLIRIVEFGVVQNPANGITRENVMQSLIDLLSRSFQTVNQKQVEAFVVDLFNYCRDPKPTRFQQHMRDFLISLKEFAGDNDLLFETEREEALARARELDRQRRMQVPGMIEQYDSTVTVRGGDDD, from the exons ATGTCGCTTTCCGACCCCCGAGCTCTTCTCGACACCAGCATCCCCTTCGATGACGCGAAGGTGGCGCTGCTGGACAAGGTCGTCGCAGCCATGTTTGGCACGACAGACAATCACTCG CGCGACGTGGCGCACAAAGTCTTGGGCGAATTCAAGAATATGCCTGAGTCGTGGAGCTACGTTGCGGTCATCCTGAACAAGTCCCAGGATGCCAACACGAAGTTCGTCGCTCTCCAAATCCTCGAAAACACCATCCAG acgcgcTGGAATATCTTGCCGGAAGCGGAGAGGAACGGAATCAAAGTTTTTGTCACCGACCTAGTTATTCGCTTGGCGAGCAACGAGAAGGCGTGCCAGACGGAAAAGCACTTTGTCAACAAAGTCAATGAAAACCTCATTCAG attGTGAAGCAGGAGTGGCCAGAGCGCTGGCCGGGGTTCATCACGGAGCTGTGCCAGTCAAGCAAGGCGAGTCAGTCGATTTGCGAGAACAACATGCGTCTGTTGAACATGCTTTCTGAGGAGGTGTTTGACTTTGGTCGGAACGAGATGGTGTCGAAGAAAGTGGAGAAGCTGATGACGCAGCTGACTGCGCAGTTTCAGGAGGTTTTCGACGTTTGCATGTTCGTGCTGAAGAGCTTCGTGGTGAACCCGGGCGGCATGAAGGAGAGCCTCGTCCAGCAGACCCTCAGGTGCCTCGCGCACTTCCTCAAATGGATCCCTCTCGGCTTCGTTTTCGAGACAGACTTGATcgagacgctgctgcagaacTTGTGGGAGCCAGTTCAGTTCCGCGCCGACTGCCTGCGCTGCATCACCGAAATCGCTTCGCTCCAGCTCTCAAGGGACGAAAGCCAGATGtttcgcgagcgcctcgccgtcctctggATGCAGCTCGTCGCCAAAGTTCTCGCCCTCCCTCCGCAAACCCTCCGATTCGAAGACGCAGGCAAAGTCCCGCCGCAAATGCGGCTCTTCTGGGAGACGATCTACTGCCAGCTCTCCCTCTGCCTCACAG CGTTTTTGAAGAATCACCGCGAGACAATCACCGAGCCGCTGGACAAAGAGAGGAATGGCCAGGCAACCATGCAGATGCTCCAGCAGGTCGCGGCCATGACGGATCTGCAGCACGAGGAGACCTTCCAAATCTGCCTCGACTTCTGGTTTTCCTTCGCGGAGAAGCTTCTCAACGAAGTCCACGAGATCGTCAAG AGACAAAACAACGGCGCAGCTTCGCAGCCTCCGTTGATGCTCTCCATGCCCGCAA ACTCCGACGTGGCggggggctgcagcgcgatCGACGCACTCCGGCTGCCCTGTAGCTCGTCTGAACTCTCATGGAGAGTGAAGATGTACGCGGGCGTGCTGAACGCCGTCCGCAAAGTCATGATCAAGAAAATGGCGAAGCCGCAggaggtgtacatacagtTCGACCAAGAGACCGGCGAAGTCACCCGCGACTACGAAGTCGACACAG CGGAAGTCGCGCTGTACAACACGATGCGATGCACCCAAGTTCTGCTCACCAACCTCGGccaggaggagacagaggcgatCATGCTCGAGACGTTGAACACCGAG TGCATGCAGGCCCCCGTGCAGCTGAACGGCTGGAACCCGACGACTCTGAACCGCGTCTGCTACTCCGTGGGTTCCATCAGCGGCGCGATGCGTGAGGACATCGAGCGGCGATTCCTCGTTCAGGTCATTCGCAACCTGCTCAACCTCTGCGAACTCATGAAGACGAAGGACAACAAAGCT ATTGTGGCCAGCAACATCATGTACGTAGTCGGGCAGTACCCCCGCTTTTTGAAGGCGCACTGGAAGTTCCTGAAGACAGTCATTTACAAGCTCTTCGAGTTTATGCATGAGACCTTCCCCGGCGTGCAGGACATGGCCTGCGAAACTTTCCTCAAAGTCGCACAAAAGTGCAAACAAGCGATGGCTGCGAACCGCCCAG AAGAGCCCACGCCTTTTGTGATGGAGATTATCGAGAAGCACACGAGGGAAACGGAGGTCCTCGACGAAAAGCAGaatcttctcttcttcgaggCTGTCGCATGGGTGATCTCTGCGGCAC cggaggcgatgAAGGGCGAGTGTATCATGGGCCTTATGCAAAACTGCAACGCGACGTGGAAGCAAATCATGgaagctgcgaaggcgaaccCCGACCAGGTCCTCTACTCGCTCGACGTTTCCAAGCGGCTGGTAAACATCCTCAGAGTTAACCAACGTGTGGCAAA GGCgaccggcgctgcggcgttcACGCCTCAGTTGATGGTTTTGTATCAAGAGATGATTCAAGTCTACGGGCTCTACAGCCAGAAGATTCTGCAGGAAGTCcagcgctgcggctccgcgcggATCAAGCACAGCGAGGTCAAGGCGCTCCACCTCTAcaagcgcgagacgctgcatTTGGTGGAGACATTCGTCGACacagcggcgcaggaaggcgcCAACTGCCGCAAAGAAATCGCCGAAAAGCTCCTCGGCGACCTGCTCCAGCCTGTGCTCTCTGACTACAA AAACAACATCCCTGACACGCGCGATTGCGAAGTCCTGACGCTGCTGTCCGTTCTGATGGCGCGCTTGGACTCGAACGTCTCTCCG GTCCTTCCCGTGATCTTCGAATTCGTCTTCGACTCCACGCTCGACATGATTAAAACAGACTTCCAGAG CTATCCCGACCACCGAGAGAAGTTCTACGAGCTTCTCAAGGCCTGCAACCAACACTGcttcggcggcctcttcgcgcttcctcctcaccAGCTGAAGGCCTACGTCGAGTCGCTCG TTTGGGCGTTCAAGCATGAGCATCCATCCGTGGCAGAGCAGGGCCTACAGGTGACGTACGAATTCCTGCTCAAACTCATCAACGACAAGCGAGAA GTTTTGTCGGACTTTTGCAATTTGTTTTATTTTAGTTTGATGAAGGAGACGCTGTTGGTGTTGACTGACACGCTCCACCGCTCGGGCTTCAAGTACCAAACACTCATCTTCATGCATCTCATCCGCATCGTCGAATTCGGCGTCGTCCAGAATCCCGCAAACGGCATCACAAGAGAAAACGTCAT GCAAAGCTTGATTGACTTGCTTAGCCGGAGCTTCCAAACTGTGAACCAGAAGCAGGTCGAGGCTTTCGTCGTCGACTTGTTCAACTACTGCCGCGACCCGAAACCCACGCGCTTCCAGCAGCACATGCGCGATTTCCTTATCTCTCTCAAG GAGTTTGCGGGAGATAACGACCTGCTTTTCGAGaccgagcgcgaggaagcgcttgcgcgcgcgagagagcttgatcgccagcgccgcatgcag
- a CDS encoding hypothetical protein (encoded by transcript BESB_004120) → MRARHWGILVLLSLVVLAITPQRADAKGIRAAFKGLLNKLFRRKHGDDDIELNDEKKGAASAAKFPAITRDTMAPASQRLPSYERRPAFNLLYGDLGRYGSEEVILELEAGFHNFAANLYQGQLMIRGAMSRLATAIKRVTMPIAAEHARSLWHLRQRAVNLYFDSRVLALRCLYIAYFPIPATEVWDTRDIAYRRRKLVHFLGTYYMLDARLSLLLRFMKGLLSTVAEVFTTQRKGSKLMSMGQLIQTSGLYLIDAMALFSKTLAGLKEAVVAATVFPHLRERAYRALHLTGLDSHQMLNVAKNAIDSSVQFRRGRIEQVFNAEADEDMMRR, encoded by the exons ATGAGGGCGCGCCACTGGGGGATATTGGTGCTGCTCAGTCTCGTCGTTCTCGCAATAACGCCTCAGCGAGCGGACGCGAAAGGCATCAGAGCTGCATTCAAAGGCC TGCTAAACAAGCTATTCCGAAGGAAACATGGGGATGATGATATCGAACTAAACGATGAAAAAAAAGGCGCGGCATCCGCGGCCAAGTTCCCCGCGATAACCCGCGACACGATGGCACCTGCAAGCCAGCGGCTCCCAAGCTATGAAAGAAGACCGGCATTCAACCTGTTGTACGGCGACTTAGGCCGATATGGCTCGGAGGAAGTCATCCTCGAATTGGAAGCAGGATTCCACAACTTCGCTGCAAATCTGTATCAAGGCCAGCTGATGATTCGTGGAGCCATGTCTCGCTTGGCAACAGCGATCAAAAGGGTGACGATGCCCATTGCTGCTGAGCATGCTAGGAGCCTGTGGCACCTCCGACAGCGTGCCGTCAACCTGTACTTCGACAGTCGAGTTCTCGCTCTGCGATGCTTGTATATCGCCTACTTCCCGATTCCTGCCACAGAAGTCTGGGATACGAGAGATATTGCATACCGCAGGAGAAAGCTGGTGCACTTTCTGGGGACGTATTACATGCTGGATGCCCggctctcgcttcttcttcgctttaTGAAAGGACTTCTTTCGACGGTGGCAGAGGTTTTTACGACCCAGAGAAAAGGGAGCAAGCTGATGTCGATGGGCCAGCTGATTCAGACCAGCGGCCTGTACTTGATTGATGCAATGGCATTATTCTCCAAAACGCTAGCCGGTTTGAAAGAGGCTGTCGTCGCGGCAACCGTCTTCCCCCACCTTCGCGAGAGAGCGTATCGTGCGCTTCATCTGACGGGCTTGGACTCGCATCAGATGCTGAACGTAGCCAAGAACGCCATTGACTCAAGTGTTCAGTTCCGTAGAGGAAGAATCGAGCAGGTATTCAATGCcgaggcggacgaagacATGATGCGCCGCTAA
- a CDS encoding hypothetical protein (encoded by transcript BESB_004130): protein MAGAFETPLWRRVSTLGLSKGKNHAPCLNSPPATRLRQSTVGAAATATLRRSYCGALLKLPKSRQARQSPLSAPCATSVANGQQPPPVKHAGLITVKKRRGSPSSSVLLSGGSVLRTRPRKLTPFKRLSALSGEPAADFSPESSAAARDSRPLAAEAGAQPVNRHSFTCMTTACRFASTVASAPSPCLPGRKLVSARDDRLQHMSENELLRVLKSLSASPSRPQHTKFTKRHHPATDIHAPSSFSARPDLRTASTSLLRSVLHHLEHSPHVFFSILHLYAASSLPPLELLAALPAVFAKDPRRLQSLSAKELALSLHAISRLWLSAGWRPQGAGSDLGSTSEKNEVGKVALQTIKGIRQPQREGESLAFAAQRRDAGDTPERGDASSPLAPGQPPAWKNVERSQTDPRAASKLGGVHDVLSLGPEAPWAATFRAFEDACSACLLRQLRYSRNDLVTWSGQTPIQPHSSARQRLRPYPSAPREEPPQAARVRPATEGGIPMHSAPASASPSLVRLKESEAFFAARLAAAQLEQGGQQAATRLSTAEEQKR, encoded by the coding sequence ATGGCTGGCGCCTTTGAGACGCCGCTCTGGCGGCGTGTGTCTACGCTGGGGCTTTCTAAGGGAAAAAACCATGCGCCTTGCCTCAACTCCCCGCCTGCGACCAGACTGCGACAATCGACTGTAGGGGCTGCTGCCACGGCAACGCTGCGACGCAGTTATTGTGGTGCACTGCTGAAGTTGCCGAAGTCTCGTCAGGCGCGTCAGTCCCCACTCTCAGCGCCATGCGCGACCTCCGTAGCAAATGGCCAGCAGCCTCCTCCCGTGAAGCATGCCGGTCTCATCACGGTgaagaagcgacgcgggTCACCTTCCTCAAGCGTTCTCCTCAGCGGTGGCTCTgtgctgcgcacgcggccgcgcaagCTTACGCCTTTTAAGCGGCTCTCGGCGTTGTCTGGCGAGCCTGCTGCGGACTTCTCTCCTGAGTcgtcagcggctgcgcgcgattCCCGTCCTCTGGCGGCAGAAGCAGGCGCCCAGCCGGTGAACAGACACTCGTTCACCTGCATGACAACCGCATGCCGTTTCGCCTCAACAgttgcgtctgcgccttcgccgtgtCTCCCTGGGCGGAAACTGGTGAGTGCCCGGGACGACCGGCTGCAGCACATGAGCGAAAACGAGCTTCTTCGCGTGCTCAAGAGTctgagcgcctcgccgtcacGGCCGCAGCATACCAAGTTTACCAAACGCCACCACCCAGCGACAGACATTCACGCGCCTTCTAGTTTTTCAGCGCGGCCTGATCTGCGGACTGCTTCAACGTCCCTGCTGAGGTCAGTCCTGCACCATCTCGAGCACTCTCCCcacgtcttcttctccatcCTCCATCTCTAcgcagcgtcgtcgctcccGCCCTTGGAGCTGCTGGCTGCGCTGCCCGCCGTCTTTGCCAAAGACCCTCGGCGGCTTCAGTCTCTCTCAGCTAAGGAGCTGGCGCTGTCTCTCCACGCCATCTCGCGCCTCTGGCTCTCGGCAGGATGGaggccgcagggcgccggcagcgatCTTGGTTCGACTTCCGAAAAAAATGAGGTGGGAAAGGTCGCCCTTCAGACAATAAAGGGAATACGGCAGCCTCAACGCGAAGGGGAGAGTCTCGCGTTCGCGGCTCAGCGGAGGGACGCGGGCGACACACCAGAGCGAGGCGatgcttcttcgcctttggCGCCTGGACAACCACCCGCCTGGAAGAATGTAGAAAGGTCCCAGACGGACCCGCGTGCTGCCTCAAAGCTCGGCGGCGTGCACGATGTCCTCTCGCTGGGGCCTGAGGCACCCTGGGCGGCGACTTTCAGAGCCTTTGAAGACGCGTGCTCGGCCTGTCTCCTGAGGCAACTCCGCTACTCACGTAACGACCTGGTCACCTGGAGCGGACAGACTCCAATCCAGCCGCACTCGAGTGCCCGCCAAAGGCTCAGACCATAccccagcgcgccgcgggaggagCCACCTCAGGCAGCTCGTGTGAGGCCTGCCACAGAGGGCGGCATACCGATGCATTCAGcccccgcgtctgcgtcgccgagtTTGGTTCGCTtgaaagagagcgaggcattcttcgcggcgcgcctcgcggctgcgcagctggagcAGGGGGGGCAGCAAGCGGCTACGAGGCTGTCCACGGCAGAAGAGCAGAAACGCTGA